A genomic region of Acidobacteriota bacterium contains the following coding sequences:
- the asnB gene encoding asparagine synthase (glutamine-hydrolyzing) — MCGICGIVGTSEHEVVERMTLSLAHRGPDDSGVALFPLHKLALGHRRLSVMDLSPKGRQPMSNEDGTVWLSFNGEVYNFRELKAALDPARHQFVSETDSEVILHLYEERGPAAFKALNGMFALALYDAERSRLFLVRDQLGVKPLYYTETDGKLLFGSEIKALLAANSFTPEVDWQSARDYFSFLFVPAPNTIWRGIFQLPPAHWLEYDLRGCRVVRIERYWQPAVSSTPAHQPDISELRAELRGLLSEAVTQQMVSDVPLGAFLSGGVDSNIIVGLMASQAQRPVKTFTVLFEGAELDYYDERVEARRIADKFGTEHHELSVDLSHPEEMLELVEYFDQPFGNTTFYLTYLLSRYTREHVTVALSGAGGDELFAGYPRYRAVQAARWLRFLPRGVAQTALAALTHLPDHFADRRLHRIRALLGGLDDDEATQYLQWVYYLSEERKDQLLKSHPGGMRPAARILTEHLREMPRELEDGNRFSLLDVQTFLPDNLLEYSDKMSMAWALELRVPYLDPRVVEFAFRLPFATKLNRRGSKVILREAFADLIPAEHQRAPKKGFNVPLGNWMRTKLDRYFDELLPRSYVEREGVFNYDCIQLLRAEHQRGRRDNGYELFAILMFDAWYRRYVTGTLSRKLNPTGDRVRVARVAG, encoded by the coding sequence ATGTGTGGAATTTGCGGTATCGTCGGAACCAGTGAGCACGAGGTGGTCGAGCGGATGACGCTTAGCTTGGCGCATCGCGGCCCGGATGATAGCGGTGTGGCTCTGTTCCCACTGCATAAATTAGCGCTGGGCCATCGGCGCTTGAGCGTGATGGATCTATCACCTAAAGGTCGTCAGCCGATGAGTAATGAGGATGGCACGGTTTGGCTAAGTTTTAACGGCGAGGTTTATAACTTCCGCGAGTTAAAAGCTGCGCTTGATCCTGCCCGTCATCAGTTTGTTTCTGAAACTGATAGCGAAGTTATTTTGCACTTGTACGAAGAGCGCGGCCCGGCGGCGTTTAAGGCGCTCAATGGCATGTTCGCGCTGGCCTTATATGATGCTGAACGGTCGCGCTTGTTTCTGGTGCGCGATCAGTTGGGCGTCAAGCCACTTTATTACACCGAGACTGATGGCAAACTGCTGTTCGGTTCTGAGATCAAAGCTTTACTGGCGGCCAACAGCTTCACACCGGAAGTGGATTGGCAGTCTGCCCGCGATTACTTTTCTTTCTTGTTTGTGCCCGCGCCGAACACGATCTGGCGCGGCATCTTTCAACTGCCGCCCGCGCACTGGCTGGAATATGACCTGCGCGGCTGCCGGGTCGTGCGCATCGAACGCTATTGGCAACCAGCCGTCAGCAGCACGCCTGCCCATCAACCGGATATAAGTGAGTTACGCGCGGAGTTACGCGGGCTGCTGTCTGAGGCAGTGACGCAACAGATGGTGAGTGATGTGCCATTGGGCGCGTTTTTGTCGGGCGGCGTGGATTCAAACATCATTGTCGGACTGATGGCGAGCCAGGCACAACGGCCCGTTAAGACCTTTACCGTGTTATTTGAAGGTGCGGAGTTGGATTATTACGATGAGCGCGTTGAAGCGCGCCGCATCGCCGATAAGTTTGGAACGGAACATCACGAGTTATCGGTTGACCTGTCGCACCCGGAAGAAATGCTTGAGTTAGTCGAGTATTTCGACCAGCCGTTTGGTAACACTACGTTTTATCTAACTTATTTGTTATCCAGATACACGCGCGAACACGTCACGGTGGCCCTGTCTGGCGCGGGTGGCGATGAGTTATTTGCTGGGTATCCGCGTTACCGCGCCGTCCAGGCTGCGCGTTGGCTGCGGTTTTTGCCGCGCGGTGTAGCGCAAACCGCATTGGCAGCGCTGACGCATTTGCCTGACCACTTTGCCGACCGGCGCTTGCATCGTATCCGCGCCTTGCTGGGTGGATTGGATGACGATGAGGCGACCCAATATTTGCAATGGGTTTATTACTTAAGTGAAGAGCGCAAAGATCAGTTGCTGAAATCGCACCCAGGCGGGATGCGACCGGCGGCACGCATCCTGACAGAGCATCTGCGCGAGATGCCGCGTGAACTGGAAGACGGGAACCGCTTTTCGCTGTTGGATGTCCAAACCTTTTTGCCCGACAACCTGTTGGAGTATTCGGACAAGATGAGCATGGCCTGGGCGCTGGAATTACGCGTGCCCTATCTTGATCCGCGCGTTGTTGAATTTGCATTCCGCTTGCCCTTTGCAACCAAGCTGAACCGGCGCGGCAGCAAGGTGATCTTGCGGGAAGCATTCGCAGACTTAATTCCGGCGGAACATCAACGCGCGCCGAAAAAAGGTTTTAACGTGCCGCTGGGAAACTGGATGCGCACCAAGCTGGATCGTTATTTCGACGAATTGCTACCGCGTAGCTATGTCGAGCGCGAAGGCGTCTTTAATTACGATTGCATTCAGTTACTTCGCGCAGAGCATCAACGGGGGCGGCGTGATAATGGATATGAGCTATTTGCGATCTTGATGTTTGATGCCTGGTATCGGCGGTATGTGACTGGAACGCTGTCACGCAAGTTAAATCCGACAGGCGACAGGGTACGCGTGGCGCGAGTTGCTGGCTAG
- a CDS encoding glycosyltransferase family 2 protein: MNEQTNKLPLSVIVPVKNEAQNLAACLISVAWADEIWVVDSHSTDGTVELAKQLGAQVAQFEYAGGFPKKKNWALANLALRNEWVLLLDADERVTPALETEIRALLNGPNIADGYYINRKLIFLERWIKHCGWYPSWNMRLFKHRLGRYEKLAAEDVEQAGDVEVHEHVVLAGRAAYLKHDLLHEDFKSIFHFIERHNRYSNWEARVYANFARGQRGESSIGAALLGSPLERKRLIKQWWARLPCRPILRFLWMYVFRLGFLDGKPGLIFCTLMTMHEAVIGAKLYEQTLLPAQDKLQASRNKVETSLER, translated from the coding sequence GTGAACGAGCAGACGAACAAACTGCCCCTTTCAGTTATCGTACCGGTCAAAAATGAAGCGCAGAACCTTGCTGCTTGCCTAATCAGCGTGGCCTGGGCCGACGAAATCTGGGTAGTGGATTCGCATAGCACTGACGGGACGGTGGAATTAGCCAAACAACTTGGTGCGCAGGTGGCGCAATTTGAATATGCAGGCGGCTTTCCCAAGAAGAAGAACTGGGCTTTAGCGAATTTAGCTTTGCGGAATGAATGGGTGTTATTACTCGATGCGGATGAGCGTGTAACACCGGCGTTGGAAACTGAGATACGCGCGTTACTTAATGGCCCAAACATCGCCGATGGCTATTACATCAATCGCAAGCTGATTTTTTTAGAACGTTGGATTAAGCATTGTGGCTGGTATCCAAGCTGGAACATGCGGCTATTCAAACACAGGTTGGGCCGCTACGAAAAACTTGCTGCCGAGGATGTTGAACAGGCAGGCGATGTAGAGGTACACGAGCATGTGGTTTTAGCTGGTCGCGCTGCTTATTTGAAACATGACTTATTGCACGAAGATTTCAAAAGCATCTTTCATTTCATTGAACGGCATAACCGGTATTCGAATTGGGAAGCGCGGGTATACGCCAACTTTGCGCGCGGGCAGCGTGGCGAAAGTAGCATCGGAGCTGCTCTGCTTGGCTCTCCTTTAGAGCGCAAACGGTTGATCAAACAATGGTGGGCGCGGCTGCCCTGCCGCCCCATACTCAGATTTTTGTGGATGTATGTTTTTCGTCTGGGCTTTCTCGATGGCAAGCCAGGCCTGATCTTTTGCACGTTAATGACGATGCATGAGGCCGTGATTGGGGCGAAACTTTATGAGCAAACGTTATTGCCGGCCCAAGATAAATTACAAGCATCGCGTAACAAGGTTGAGACGTCGTTGGAGCGTTGA
- a CDS encoding glycosyltransferase family 4 protein yields MANVLLNALASTAGGGLTYLRNVLPRLSHSHEHQYYVLTPPEQSENYRRLAGPCLKIEKVSVSSGTWARIWWEQTRLRDFIETWQIDVLVSLGNFALLTSAIPQILFNRNALYFSPEFARDLQARGEYSAWLNHQVKSWLARLSIKTADINVAPSAALLNQLQALLGSQPPQFAVLPFGFDQQQFTADSQPLAAQITDKLNFQPNCRRLLYVSHYNYFRNFETLLRALPELKRTLRERAGLQLQLVLTTELKQGAIYGGYDASAASSLIDQLGVRADIAMLGGVPYEQLHQLYQLCDAYVCPSYAESFGHPLVEAMASGLPVATADLPVHQEICGTAALYFDVFDARALAEQCTRLLTDIRLCAVLVERGRRRAQEFSWDKHCQQLTALIRDCVT; encoded by the coding sequence GTGGCAAATGTCTTGTTGAACGCCTTGGCTTCGACGGCAGGCGGCGGATTGACTTACTTACGAAATGTATTGCCACGTTTAAGCCACAGCCATGAACATCAATACTATGTTTTGACGCCGCCCGAACAGTCGGAAAATTATCGGCGTTTAGCGGGCCCATGCCTGAAGATCGAAAAGGTCTCTGTTTCCAGCGGAACATGGGCGCGGATTTGGTGGGAACAGACCCGCCTGCGAGATTTTATCGAGACCTGGCAAATCGATGTGCTGGTTTCGCTCGGCAACTTCGCGTTATTGACTTCGGCGATACCACAGATTCTTTTTAACCGTAATGCGCTGTATTTTTCGCCTGAGTTTGCGCGCGATTTGCAGGCGCGCGGCGAATATAGCGCTTGGCTCAACCACCAGGTTAAAAGCTGGTTGGCGCGACTTTCTATCAAAACGGCGGACATTAATGTCGCGCCGTCTGCTGCCCTCCTCAATCAGCTTCAAGCCTTGTTAGGCTCCCAGCCGCCTCAGTTTGCCGTACTTCCTTTCGGCTTCGATCAGCAACAATTTACTGCCGATTCGCAACCGCTCGCTGCTCAAATAACTGACAAACTCAACTTTCAACCGAATTGCCGCCGATTGTTGTACGTCAGTCACTATAACTATTTTCGCAATTTCGAAACCCTGTTGCGCGCCTTGCCGGAATTGAAGCGCACGCTGCGTGAGCGTGCCGGGTTGCAATTGCAACTTGTGCTAACAACTGAATTGAAGCAGGGCGCAATTTATGGCGGATATGATGCGTCTGCGGCTTCGAGTTTGATTGATCAGTTAGGCGTGCGCGCTGACATTGCGATGTTGGGCGGTGTGCCTTACGAACAACTGCATCAGCTTTACCAATTGTGTGATGCCTATGTTTGTCCGTCCTATGCCGAAAGTTTTGGTCATCCATTGGTCGAGGCAATGGCCTCGGGGTTGCCCGTGGCTACGGCTGATTTACCAGTTCATCAGGAAATATGTGGCACTGCCGCGCTTTACTTCGACGTTTTTGATGCGCGGGCGTTGGCTGAACAATGCACCCGCCTGCTGACAGATATTCGATTGTGTGCCGTGCTAGTTGAAAGAGGGAGGCGGCGCGCTCAGGAATTTTCCTGGGACAAGCATTGCCAGCAATTGACAGCATTGATTCGGGATTGTGTGACGTGA
- a CDS encoding glycosyltransferase family 39 protein, producing the protein MNKLADGEREIGRTNLSVKRKLLAIIVLVMGYQLFAIGRVPAYATDDDGAYAAAGYQIWQTGKPGVAGYKDVVGMGRDIYLLGHIGAWVQGVFMKLAGVGVVTALLPSVLVGMAVLVMVFLLGRELWSEQTGLLAALLLSLSGVFFSAAHSARPDLLVTLFLLTAMWLTVSAPVERPYLRLLLAGLVMGMSGDVHPNGFLLAPLPWVGWVLLRRPTWSLFWRVTLLYGLGGLIGIAYWLASHYLPQPADFRRQNTLHGLATHGVKLLDHGLWGAIGAELQRYLNWFWYARGHRHLPEGVAVLLSGVLLWRRDRRTGRMLVGVWLVLFLIAAALMSNVFGWYLIFAWPLFALWLARAIELLKPRWLADCAVGLLIVAYLFNLGLWHWKARQEIPLSMRLSELRAAIPAGAPVLASADLWFAYWDRNFTHEPYLSFRALEAKLYPETGPTGWEVEQQKLGWQYIVAHGNLQRALDPEFPLEEMLAVEPWRSRADEVRAARAFSLKRCSVVKRLASAENTIAIFRINVSNTTP; encoded by the coding sequence ATGAATAAGTTGGCCGACGGTGAGCGCGAGATAGGCCGGACGAACCTGTCAGTCAAGCGGAAATTACTGGCAATCATTGTGTTGGTAATGGGGTACCAGTTATTTGCTATCGGGCGTGTCCCGGCTTATGCCACTGATGATGACGGGGCTTATGCCGCCGCTGGCTATCAAATCTGGCAAACGGGCAAGCCAGGTGTGGCAGGGTACAAAGACGTTGTCGGTATGGGTCGTGACATTTACCTGCTTGGTCATATTGGAGCCTGGGTGCAAGGCGTATTTATGAAATTGGCCGGGGTCGGAGTAGTTACTGCGTTGTTACCCTCGGTGTTGGTTGGTATGGCTGTGTTAGTTATGGTCTTTCTGCTAGGGCGAGAGCTATGGAGCGAGCAAACCGGATTGCTCGCTGCCTTGTTGCTCAGTTTGTCAGGAGTTTTTTTCAGCGCGGCGCATTCAGCGCGCCCGGATCTGTTAGTGACGCTTTTCTTGCTAACGGCGATGTGGTTGACGGTCTCGGCGCCTGTTGAGCGGCCATACTTACGATTGTTATTAGCCGGGTTGGTGATGGGGATGAGCGGAGACGTGCATCCCAACGGGTTTCTGCTGGCACCGCTGCCGTGGGTTGGCTGGGTGTTGTTACGCAGGCCAACTTGGAGTTTATTTTGGCGTGTTACTTTGCTTTATGGGTTGGGTGGGCTGATCGGGATTGCCTATTGGTTAGCCAGTCATTACTTGCCACAACCTGCCGATTTTCGCAGGCAAAATACACTGCATGGTTTAGCCACACACGGCGTGAAGCTTCTCGATCATGGATTGTGGGGCGCTATTGGCGCGGAGTTGCAACGGTATTTGAACTGGTTCTGGTATGCGCGCGGACATCGCCATTTGCCCGAAGGGGTGGCCGTCTTACTAAGCGGGGTGTTGTTATGGCGGCGTGATAGGCGGACGGGACGTATGTTAGTCGGAGTTTGGTTGGTATTGTTTTTGATTGCCGCGGCTTTGATGAGCAATGTGTTTGGCTGGTATTTGATCTTTGCCTGGCCGTTGTTCGCGCTCTGGCTGGCTAGAGCGATTGAATTGCTTAAACCGCGTTGGCTGGCTGATTGTGCTGTCGGATTGTTGATCGTGGCCTATCTATTCAATCTTGGTTTGTGGCATTGGAAAGCCCGGCAGGAAATACCGTTGTCAATGCGGTTGTCCGAGTTACGCGCGGCCATCCCGGCTGGTGCGCCAGTGTTGGCTAGCGCCGATTTGTGGTTTGCCTATTGGGATCGCAATTTTACGCACGAGCCTTATCTTTCATTTCGTGCATTGGAAGCGAAACTCTATCCCGAAACCGGGCCGACCGGCTGGGAGGTTGAGCAGCAAAAGCTGGGCTGGCAATACATCGTAGCGCACGGGAATTTGCAGCGCGCTTTAGACCCTGAATTCCCGCTGGAAGAGATGCTGGCCGTCGAACCGTGGCGCAGTCGCGCGGATGAAGTGCGCGCGGCGCGCGCGTTTTCGCTCAAACGTTGCTCTGTGGTGAAGCGCCTTGCCTCGGCGGAGAATACCATCGCCATCTTTCGTATCAACGTGAGTAACACCACACCGTAA
- a CDS encoding O-antigen ligase family protein, which produces MIVAGVLLGTICWLLVFRLKDRFIRAYGAFFLVLLFFVVNKGSLAETSFFSTDISSPMSLLRWLTLGILVVVSLRARRPQAMRTDVMSGAIVGVFLLDILVSTTYAEDKSYALMRALSFVLMAVAIMIGFVFYLYWRANCLSFIRLHYYTALCLLPTAMILYLTGLSQYGAGVLMSQYAGPFSNQNLFGIFSALITPYVLFHWKMEATKRWQWWLDAGLLAVIFSGVWLSNSRGGLLSTLIAVASYFFTVNLESRLKIFALVFCAIVIFAVFPKLQSTVTSFIRKDTVQRAEVKNVGEQLVEERRYGMWTGVLPLYWKEKMTGYGFASSHLLTFAFTTDKEAGRHVHNSYLELFGDLGLPGILLLLLILYRVAAHGLTLLHRRDYELQRNINAVFISIFAAGAVNAFFESWMFSVGNLISLIFWGPLAGIVAQWVGRERNVIEPELVMGLKGDYASGGLRPQLGHE; this is translated from the coding sequence ATGATCGTTGCTGGTGTTCTGTTGGGCACAATATGCTGGTTGCTCGTTTTTCGGTTAAAGGACCGATTCATCCGCGCTTATGGAGCCTTCTTTCTGGTTTTGTTATTTTTTGTGGTGAACAAAGGCTCGCTTGCTGAGACATCATTCTTTTCGACAGATATTAGCAGCCCTATGAGCCTCTTGCGCTGGCTCACCCTGGGCATTTTAGTAGTGGTGTCGTTACGTGCTCGTAGGCCACAAGCAATGCGCACGGATGTCATGTCAGGCGCAATCGTTGGGGTGTTTCTACTCGATATCCTCGTTTCGACAACTTATGCGGAAGACAAAAGCTATGCTTTAATGCGGGCTTTAAGTTTTGTGTTAATGGCTGTTGCCATAATGATCGGATTTGTTTTCTATCTGTATTGGCGGGCGAATTGCCTGTCTTTTATTCGCCTGCATTATTACACCGCGCTCTGTTTGCTACCCACGGCCATGATTCTGTACCTGACAGGGCTCAGCCAATACGGCGCGGGAGTATTGATGAGTCAGTATGCAGGGCCTTTTAGCAATCAGAACTTATTCGGGATTTTTTCCGCTTTAATCACGCCGTATGTATTGTTTCACTGGAAGATGGAAGCGACCAAGCGCTGGCAGTGGTGGTTAGACGCGGGGTTGTTGGCGGTGATTTTCTCTGGCGTCTGGCTGTCTAATTCGCGTGGTGGTTTATTGTCGACGCTAATCGCTGTTGCTAGCTACTTTTTTACGGTGAATCTTGAGAGCCGCTTGAAAATCTTCGCACTTGTGTTTTGCGCTATAGTGATTTTTGCAGTTTTCCCGAAATTGCAAAGTACGGTCACTTCGTTCATTCGCAAAGATACGGTTCAACGCGCCGAGGTGAAAAATGTCGGTGAACAACTTGTTGAGGAACGTCGCTACGGCATGTGGACTGGTGTGTTACCGCTTTACTGGAAAGAGAAGATGACTGGTTATGGCTTTGCTTCTTCGCATTTGTTGACGTTTGCTTTTACGACTGACAAAGAAGCAGGCCGGCATGTCCATAACAGTTATTTAGAATTATTTGGTGACCTGGGTTTGCCGGGCATTCTGCTCTTGTTACTGATTTTATACCGGGTCGCTGCGCACGGCCTTACCTTATTGCATCGCCGCGACTACGAATTACAACGAAATATCAATGCTGTCTTTATTTCGATCTTTGCGGCAGGCGCAGTGAATGCTTTTTTTGAGAGTTGGATGTTTTCAGTTGGCAACCTGATTTCGCTGATCTTTTGGGGGCCTTTGGCTGGTATCGTGGCGCAGTGGGTCGGGCGCGAACGAAATGTCATTGAACCGGAGCTTGTTATGGGCCTGAAAGGCGATTATGCGAGTGGCGGATTGCGGCCACAACTTGGCCATGAATAA
- a CDS encoding glycosyltransferase family 4 protein: MKKVLLLSNVPSPYLTPLFNKLAHDAGWKLLICYVSRWNRNVGWSETQACGYVMNGEMVLDEERQWLRRFSSQWAAALALLQKLWQQRPDYLVIYGYTRVPQLAALAWCFLTRCPFAIAGDATYYADNARGARRFFKAGWLGFIARQAAAVLVVGKASRMFWEAYGARPEQIFEALFAVDNDWFAAESRRQHAKAEAFRRQKGWQDKLVFLYVGRLIKRKNVDLLVSAVQQVRSDRAVLLIVGDGDERAGLETLAEGDPRITFVGNASQQELAFYYALAEVLVLASQTEPWGLVINEAMACGLAIIAHWQCGAAVDLVGDDNGVVLHSFTVEELTRAINELTSAQEKVRAMQACSREKIVHWSFEHAALAIRQAVELTGQPKGVAVQPSPVASDLEKTR; encoded by the coding sequence ATGAAAAAAGTATTGTTGCTAAGCAATGTCCCCTCACCTTATCTAACACCACTTTTCAATAAACTTGCTCATGACGCTGGCTGGAAGTTGCTGATTTGTTACGTTTCGCGCTGGAACAGAAATGTTGGTTGGTCTGAAACGCAAGCCTGTGGTTACGTAATGAATGGCGAGATGGTGCTGGATGAAGAAAGGCAATGGCTCAGACGCTTCAGTTCACAATGGGCGGCCGCATTAGCTTTATTGCAAAAACTCTGGCAACAACGGCCTGACTATTTAGTAATTTATGGCTATACCCGGGTGCCGCAACTTGCCGCTTTGGCTTGGTGTTTCCTTACTCGCTGCCCTTTTGCGATTGCCGGAGATGCGACTTATTACGCTGATAATGCACGAGGAGCGCGGCGATTTTTTAAAGCAGGCTGGCTTGGCTTCATTGCGCGACAAGCTGCGGCGGTTTTAGTCGTGGGCAAAGCCAGCCGCATGTTTTGGGAAGCTTATGGAGCCCGGCCAGAACAAATTTTTGAGGCGCTGTTTGCCGTAGACAATGATTGGTTTGCCGCAGAAAGCCGGCGGCAACATGCCAAGGCAGAGGCTTTTCGAAGGCAAAAAGGATGGCAGGACAAGCTGGTTTTTTTGTATGTCGGCCGCCTGATCAAGCGAAAAAATGTAGATTTGTTGGTTAGTGCGGTGCAACAGGTAAGATCGGATCGAGCTGTCTTACTGATTGTTGGGGATGGGGATGAGCGCGCAGGTTTAGAAACGTTAGCTGAAGGCGACCCGCGTATCACATTTGTTGGTAACGCCAGCCAGCAGGAATTAGCTTTTTACTACGCCTTAGCGGAGGTGTTGGTACTAGCTTCGCAAACGGAGCCTTGGGGATTGGTTATTAATGAAGCGATGGCATGTGGTCTGGCTATTATTGCGCATTGGCAATGCGGTGCGGCAGTTGATTTAGTTGGCGACGACAATGGCGTTGTATTGCACAGCTTTACTGTGGAGGAACTAACCAGGGCGATCAATGAACTCACCAGCGCGCAGGAAAAAGTAAGAGCAATGCAAGCATGTTCACGCGAGAAGATCGTTCATTGGTCCTTTGAGCACGCGGCGTTAGCCATCCGGCAAGCCGTCGAGTTAACCGGGCAACCAAAAGGAGTTGCTGTGCAACCCTCGCCCGTAGCAAGCGATTTGGAGAAAACGCGATGA